From Nicotiana tabacum cultivar K326 chromosome 22, ASM71507v2, whole genome shotgun sequence, one genomic window encodes:
- the LOC107796627 gene encoding subtilisin inhibitor-like gives MAEELKKLPDLPIESPSSPLPILDWSNPPPQAGKMSWPELVGVTAEEAEKKIKEEKPELDIHIIPPNSMVTMDYRLERVRIFVDASGKVAQEPRLG, from the exons ATGGCAGAGGAACTAAAGAAGCTCCCCGATCTTCCTATAGAATCACCATCATCTCCATTACCCATTCTTG ATTGGAGTAACCCACCACCACAAGCTGGGAAAATGTCATGGCCAGAGTTGGTAGGTGTGACAGCAGAGGAAGCAGAAAAGAAGATAAAGGAGGAAAAACCAGAGCTGGACATACATATAATTCCACCTAATTCTATGGTGACTATGGATTACCGTTTAGAACGGGTCCGTATTTTTGTAGACGCATCTGGAAAAGTTGCCCAAGAGCCTCGACTTGGCTAA
- the LOC107796626 gene encoding isoaspartyl peptidase/L-asparaginase, producing the protein MGWAIALHGGAGDIPRDLPPELRQPREACLHRCLQIGIDALNSHKSPLDVVELVVRELENDPHFNAGRGSVLTSNGTVEMEACIMDGSTKKCGAVSGLTTVVNAVSLARLVMEKTPHVYLAFEGAEAFAREKGVETVDSNHFITPQNIERLKQAKAANRVQVDYTQPAPVVDVTPVPNGDSQIGTVGCVAVDSYGNLAAATSTGGLVNKMVGRIGDTPLVGAGTYANKLCAVSCTGKGEAIIRATVARDVAALMEYKGLTLKEATDYVIKESTPEGTTGLIAVSAAGEVVTPFNTTGMFRACATQDGNREVAIW; encoded by the exons ATGGGTTGGGCTATTGCATTGCACGGTGGCGCTGGTGATATTCCCCGTGATCTTCCGCCGGAGCTCCGTCAACCCAGAGAAGCCTGCCTCCACCGTTGTTTACAGATCGGCATTGATGCTCTCAATTCTCACAAATCACCTTTGGATGTTGTTGAACTTGTG GTGCGTGAACTGGAAAATGACCCACACTTCAATGCTGGTAGAGGTTCGGTTTTAACCAGCAATGGCACGGTAGAAATGGAAGCTTGTATCATGGATGGAAGTACAAAGAAATGTGGAGCTGTTTCTGGCCTCACTACAGTTGTTAATGCTGTATCTCTAGCTAGGCTAGTAATGGAGAAAACTCCACATGTATATCTTGCATTTGAAGGAGCAGAAGCATTTGCTAGGGAGAAG GGAGTTGAAACTGTAGATTCAAACCATTTTATCACTCCGCAAAATATTGAGAGATTGAAACAAGCAAAAGCAGCTAACAGAGTTCAG GTAGATTATACACAACCTGCGCCAGTAGTTGATGTAACTCCAGTTCCAAATGGGGATAGCCAGATAGGAACAGTTGGATGTGTTGCTGTTGACAGTTATGGAAATTTAGCAGCAGCTACTTCTACTGGAGGACTAGTCAACAAGATGGTTGGTAGAATTGGAGATACTCCCCTTGTTGGTGCAGGAACATATGCAAATAAACTATGTGCAGTATCTTGTACAGGCAAAGGCGAAGCTATTATCCGCGCAACTGTAGCAAGAGATGTTGCTGCTCTAATGGAATACAAAGGGCTAACTCTAAAGGAGGCAACAGATTATGTTATAAAAGAATCTACACCAGAAGGTACTACTGGTTTGATTGCTGTGTCTGCTGCAGGGGAAGTTGTCACACCATTTAATACTACTGGCATGTTTAGAGCTTGTGCTACACAAGATGGTAATAGAGAAGTAGCAATTTGGTAA